Genomic window (Temnothorax longispinosus isolate EJ_2023e chromosome 3, Tlon_JGU_v1, whole genome shotgun sequence):
caataacatattttatattataaaatcaaaccAATAGCTATGTTTGATAGAACCATGCTGTACATTCATAACAATAGCTTATTTAAAGTATCAAGACCCTATAAAAATCTAGTCAGACGGTTCCACTTGATGCCTGTTAAATTCTAGTATCGTATTTGTATCATTTTGTAATTCGCTGTTAACTGGATCATTGCAAATACATACTGAGTCTGAAAGACTTCCacctgaaaataatataaataatataaattattaacatatgttattatataacatacagATCcagatagataaaaaaaatctgcagctaaatatacaatatcaatttatgtataaatatacaataatataaacattacacacataaattatattattattgtattaaaatcgtaaattattttttgttcgaAAAGTTTCcatgtttttaaattgattaattcctatattttatatttctccaataaacaagtaatatttaaataattaacatattttattttatcaaacatAAAGAAGATCCTTGTTTCCATGTAATGACAGGATATGACAAGACTTCTAAAGTGAAATAAACAGTGGAGTACACACACAACCAATATACATccattgattaaaaaaacaacagATAACACATAAGCAATCTTTCAAGCATCTATATAAAGCTAGAATGCTAAAATccatatatgataaaaatgtatagcaATAATATTGTACAACACCAAGCATAAATTATGCGTAATGCATCTTGAAATCCCATCTAttcagtttttaatataaatatatttatatatattgacaaATTTGTAAAGCAAAAACATATAGATACAAACATATAGACATATTTACAAAACAAATCATATAATTAGATTGCATTAATAAACTCGATTATGGGTTTACTATATCCCAATTACaatttagttatttaaaaacatacatGCAACATTGTACCATATCCACATAACATACATCCACAGATATACATAAACTAAAGTCTATTAGTTGTGTTACATTCCACACATAGATTTATAGGCAAGCTTCATCAGTCTAAAAGATGACCTCACATCACTTTGATATTAagttttaatatcattataagtATTTGTATACAATACTTTACTcaataaatacttgtaaaaaaaccaattttttaagtaCTAATGTTAATTCTAATAATAGGAATATCAAGCTTGAgctatattttatctatattataactatttaaagatataattatataatcaaattaagtTGTTGTATATAAGTTTTGTGATTGTTAAAAGTACCTAAATGTACAGATAgtagaagaaaatttttaattatctattaagttatattttctatttatgatATCCACGGGCAAAACACAATGTCAAGACaatataaataacgaaaaagcTCCATATTCCTGAGTTTGAAATTCTTCATGCATCTTtagaaaataatcataaaaatagaaaagaaaaatagaaaaatacttttagaaattctaaactaaaattgtaataattttacaaaatccaatgtaaaaaatattatgaaatgataattgataatcaatttaattgtttaattagtttaattttgttttaaatataatttaattttataaaaatatacaaatttttatttataagatcaaccaacatatatttcttaaataaatttaattcttttatttaatacagcTAAATATACTGAACTTTGAATCTTATTTGATAAAGAGATGTTGATGTTGTTTTTTCGTAAGTACTCAATAACTTAAATTCTTCaagaattaagaataaatatagtaattataaataatagataactATAAATGACAATTAGAATAGAAATCTAACTATTAAGTcatgtacaatataaaatatgtataaatatatcaaatgtaTCATATTGACTAATCACAAAATTTAATCTATGCACTGcgataatgtttttataaaataaataatttaataaatagatatacatatctattttggaaatatatgtTGATATAGGTATCTCCTTctcaaaatattgtttaagttaatttatgaacatataatataataaagacaaaCAATAAAGTATCACAGAACAGATAATTATCACTACTTATACAAAACCAGATTAAATTGATtaccaaattaaatttaaaaaaaaagaatgaaatcatgaaaataaattatataccagGTATACAGCACATTATCAGGGGAGGCCCAGTGGTGATCTATAAATGCGTTGATTCAGCTTGCCCATTATTCTTAGTATCTAGATATTTGTCTGTAAGAAAGATGtttgcatattatataaaaataactacaTGCACATTCCGGACTAAACCATGTAACATATACTATGTACCGCTTATGATAAATATAGCccatttctgaaaaatgttctaataacaaaaataataaactattaattaatttatataaatcaaatattaaattatcaaaatataaatatattgtacaattgtaaaaattataaaataacttagaaaataaaaaaatttcaacatatatttcttgattttgtacaaaaaatttttatacaaaatgcaGTTTGTCATTTTGaagacataattaaatatataattgtgctaaaaaattaaaaaaaacaggaCATAAAGCTTCTCTTATGCCTATAACAATGTATGTGGAATGTTTCAACTGtcctatataaattaagattgtgaaaatagattatattttaaagacagaataatctaaaaaaataattattatctaattataaaaagataaatattataattatagtatcGCAATTTTggttgtaaataataataataataataataaataaatgtattgatTCTGTAttgatatctatataaaattgtatatacgaAAAGCTAAAAAGCTACACGacaagattaataaataataaaaaaataattatttatcaatctgAGATATATCACCAGCGTATGTaggtataaatttaaatatgttactTGTGGATTGAGAactgtgtataataaaattatttctatattaatattaatctttgaTTTGTGCGTTCTTTAACACGTTAAGCACCATTGTTAAATAgattaatatcataaatataaacatggaaatttataataaatttaatataattaaaaactattaactttcaaaaaacatattacatatctttaatgttaaaagacatttaatataaatacatagatATCTTActctttaacatatattttggtggaacataaaataaaaattcaaaactatattataacgttcaaaattattgcatataaaacaattcatcataaaaaaataaatataaaaaaatatttaattttaacaagttAAGCGCCACggttaaaaatacaaaaaattgttcaaaaatgtaaaaaagcagatagatatatctataattgtaattttttagaaaagttacaattataattaaaaataattatacatttaataagtttttgaaagttttggcctaaatattttttataattttcttattaaaaaattttataattaaaattaaaaaaattaatgtaataaataaataaaatgtataaataaaaattaatattttttccactTCTCCTTGCaatcttgtaaaatattttatatatatttcacattattacattgaattacatttaaatatttacatatttttaaatatattttttatatattgtttcatatattatcacgcaatatatttcaatataacagATAAAACTTTTTGGCGCTTAACGTgttaaataatactataattaataaaggtAGATATACTACCTTCTTTTTGGTCCCAAAGCTTGTGCTTGTAAGTCCAAAGTTGCGAACAATTCATGCACTGTGCAAAAATAGAATTAGTTTTAGTAGAgctgcaaatttttatttcacattcCAACCAGACCTAAACTACAGaggtaatatatgtatatatgttagtTTATTAATGCGATATAGCATTATTGTATGTTAACAATTAATCAGCTATTTGATTATTCAATAgcttaatatatgtattgcacTTACCGAATAATGCGTGAGCATTGATATTGATGctttacttaataataatgtttatatgcaaaatatttggcactaaatataaaaaaaaattactcttgCGAAAACCCACATTTATACTTGCgctaatgtattttatacataagaaAAAGTTATAACAACATTATTCATAACAATATtagtgtatatacatatttatatgtcaaACATCAAGCTGTATTAGTGACGATTTCAATTGTAGACATGCAAAACACAGTGCGGTATCTAAACATCAATTTTGTCTTACTGTCTAGtatgcatattattttacttacccGCGATAGCAAGGTCGACTAATGCCTTATCCTTCTGTATATGCAATGCTGTTAGGAAGAAGAATAGAGCACCGAGTACTTCGACAAACATTGTCAGAAACATTGCATATTGTAGGCTACGAAACTCGACAGCTACATTTTGATTGTCATGAACACTAGATTGTTCTCCTACAGCTAAATCTGACAAGAACGATGACTTTAATCCTTCTGATAtctaaaagaatattaataattaattatttgtgatATTAGTAGTTGTGAGTTGATTTCTATTGATTTCTATAATACATACAAGTCCAATAAGGTAAGGACTGCCTGCATCTCCGAGAGCATGTGCAATGAGTATTTGGAATGCCTCTGCTGTAGATCTTCTTGTGGGAATTACTACATActgcaatataattaaaaaattaaatttattgaagtataaataaatcataagagaaatatatatagatatgttgTATTGTCACTTACCAGTAATATATCAGCTACAATAGCccaattcaaatttaatgataaCTGACCAAAGAATACTAATGTATAACAAAGAGTAGGATTTGTATTGGCAGTAATCATAGCGAAGAATAATAAAGGAGCACTTATTAGAAGACCTACGGCGCATATCAGAGGATCAGCTTGTTGCCAATAAGTTCGTAATTTTTGTGCTATAGTAGAGCCTAAGGGTACACCTATTAAACCGGATGCCATACCGATTAATCCAAACTTATATGCAACACTGAAACattgtaacaataattatataattatataattatatatttttacaatataataaacacaCTACAATAAATGCTAAAAAACATACTCATCTGGATCAACATTTGCTCCATAAGGAAGTAATTTAAAACCTAATTCTAGATATGTTGGCGCCCACCATGCCAGCGCACCAGTGACAAACGCCACGCAAGTAAATCCTGCAGTAGACAGCATAAAGCTCGAACTGAAAATCATGTCAATAATATAGCAAATGTAGTATTAACtacaaattataagaaaaaagtaatataataacttcGATTATCTGTCATCCTATTTACCATCAATCTTTATAATCTGTTTATAACTTATTGaaccaataaaaaataaataattaaaatttaattaaatgtgattaagttatatattatgtaataaaataaacaaattaaataaatcaatctctatttgagatatatatgtacagatTATTCACTTAAGTGTTAAcacatttattatcttatttgaATCGTTAAAGATATTAAGATGCGGTTTTCATTGACAATGAGATAAACTAGATAAAAAAGCTATTAATTTGCCAAATTGCAGTTTGTTGTAGaacttttatttgtaaaaattctgactcttatttgattttttaaatgtatctatgtttttttatgcagCACATTAAAGTTGATTGAAATAcgaataaatagatataacatttgttacattttaacaaataaataattattgcaaaaacaaTGTTAGTAAGTTCGAACATTTTGCGACATGTCTACCGCCGCATAGAAGGTCACAACTTCGCGCGACTGAGAAGTCTACTCATGACTCAGACCACTCAGACCGTCAAGGTGAATTGGTCTGTTAATATGACTACATATTTGTGGGCTCAAGTATCTCTTTTGTAAGTTTATaggaataaaatatctgttttgCATTACATTTATCAACATGTTACACAGTTGTTTGGACCCTATCATATAATACAGAAACTTAGAAAgtgatataaagaaataagcaTAGAATGTGAcgaaataatggaaaataacTAATCTTAATCATTAGTATACATTCCGTTTCCGTTTTGTAATTTGCATTgcaaatctaaaatatatactagTGACGAACACAGATTAGCTGCTTTACTACGCAATAATTATTGCTGCGTCTTACTTTGACGATTTGAATGGGTAGATTTCCTATTTGCACGAAGTGAGATCTCtgtcaataaaaattctattaaaaaaattgcaatttggCAAATTAGTAGCCTCTTTATCTAGTTTATCTGAGTGAAACTGCATCTCAATATCTTTAATAGGTAGGAGAAAATAGGTGTGTTAACTCTTAAataaatgtgtgtgtatgtgtgtgtgtaagtaTGCGtgcgcacacacacgtatgCACGCACACgtgaatatacattatatatattgtacatatatatataatgtacatattttatccatttattcACTCATTTGTCGTGATCTTGGCCCCATATGGCCCTGACAGATAGTTGAAGTTCTATTGCACAAAGTTCACGTCTTATCTGAACAATTAATAATGGATAGAACAATATAAATCActactataataaaaaagcattaataaatacgttctaCTCGTTATTATAATAGCttcaatcaaaaaatataatattgataattacttttttaataactcCTTGATATCATACGACCATGTAGTACTTGTCAAATGAACACCTCCTTCTCGTTCACCTCTGATAGGATCTCTTACTACAGTGAGTAACAGAAGAATCGCTACAATACCTAATATAGGAGTAATACGTAATCCCCACTGCCAGTGACCAGAAATACGAGCTGTTTCACCTCCCGTAATATATCCTAAACCACTGAAATAATACACATACATTTAACAGAAGagtattaagaaatatatattctaatctatatatattctaaatgCAGAGCGTAATCAACATACCTTCCAACTGGAATAGCAAAGTAAAATAAGGCGAGCATTTTAGAACGCACATcttttacgaataaatcgcTAATAATCGTTGGCGCGATTGTAGAGTAACTAGCTTCTCCTATGCCAACAAGTGCTCTAAAGAATAGGAACCATCCAAATgtctgaaataaattaaaaatattacacataAGACGTATActtcataatttttgcgtACGGCAAAATTAGATGCGTTAATGCATTTAGATGCATTTTTCCATGTTAATATTGAATTGAACAAAAGATTCTAtatgaaaaaagatatactTGCTTTCATGTAAGAACCAATAAATGTCGTTAGGCACCATAGAAATACGCCACTGCTCATAATAAACTTTCTATTATAACGATCTCCCAGATATCCGAATAACGGCGCAAACACCATGTAGCTCAAAATGAACGCTGTTTGCAGTAGTCCAGACTTATCGTTGCCGATATCAAAGTCATGCTTGATATCCGGCAGTACACCTAAAATAAAACATGagttttttaatcaataaactGAGAGAAATAATGTTTCCTGTCCAAGAgatcactctttctctctctctccctctctatctctctcttatgATGTTTCATcaatttgaaaacatttctcagaaataagaaatctataaattcgaaatttttcgTAAGGCAAAGCGAGACTCACCAGCGACCGTAAAACGGTCcatgtaatttataagattCACGAAGCAGAGAACCACGACTGTGATCCAGTCGGCCGCGCTGATCGACCTCAGCTCCGACGGCATCGTTGCTTTCACGCGCGTCTCCCTCGGGTCGTCCTGATCCGCATTTACCGCACGATACTTATTTTCCGTGTTGACGGGCGCACGATCGTCTACCATGGCGCGACAGGTTCCTCGGTAATCTCGCCGTTAATCGCGTCGCACTGttcaaattaatgtaattcaTGAGTTCAGCAAATTATCGCTGATTTAAAAGCTACCTCAATTCGGCATTGTCAGTTACCCCGCGACAAGACATAACCTCAAAGCCCGCCGACGTTGCCCCGCCGCGCGATGACAAAAAACTGTTTGCGAGCAATGCGAGCATCTTCGAGCGTCACAGTGTGCGCATCACACCACCTCTGATTGAACTCCAAAGACAAAAGTGGGATTGTGATTGTGCGAGCGATCGAGAGCACGCGTGTCtatatgcgtgcgtgcgtaagtatgtatgtacgtcgTGTGTATGTAGTATGTACACGTATATCGTACAATACTCCGCGCTGGCGCGCACGCAAAATATTCCGttctcgcgccgcgcgcgtaaAATCCGTATGAATCCGTACAAGACAAGCCGCGTCGCCGCGGCGTGCGGTATAATTGCGTTGCACAAGTCAAACGTAAACAGCATAGATCGAGCGAAATTAATTGGAATTGATCTCCGCCAGCTGACACTTTACGGCGTCGCGGGCAGCGCGGGTCGCGCGCGTGGCACGGCGAGCGAGCGCGGTTTTTAATTCGTACAACGCGATTCCGCAGGATTCACCCTTGGGCCTTGGACTCTTCGGACTGGGCGCTTGAGCCAGCTTGAGCGAAATATATCGTTTGTTCGCCAGTCCGTTAATTTCTGATCAATCCCGGGGGCGGGGATTCACGCTAATCACAGCGCCCCGTTGCGTTCGAGCGCGTGTGGCGAAGCGAGGAGGCGGATCGCGGCAAAGGGGAAGCTGGACAAGATCGGAGTATCGGAGAGAGATCATTGAACCGCGGGAGCGAGAAACGCAGGGAGTCGCGACTCGACGAGGGAGAGATCTGTCGACCTGCGCTTAGCCCACGGCTGCAACGTACCTTGACTGCACGTCGCGTGTTTACCTGGACTCTGGACTCCAGATTGCTAGTTCGCAATCCGCtggtaaatatatatcacgATATATCTTGTTTACCGAGCAGAAAACACAGACATTCGAAAGGCAGTGCGAGTAACGCGCTATATGCACCTTTGATTGACACACCAGTCCGCAGGAAAATGTTCTCGGCTCGAAATGGGACCATACAGGCACCTAATTTAATGTCGGACGAACCGGCGTGTGTACGTGGGCGGTGGGCGTCAATTCAGAAAGAGTGGTGTAGGTTATGCATACATTACTATCTCACGTCATCTCGCATATAATTGCCTTGTTAAGGGATCTTGGCTTAGAAGAAGCCTCTTCTTCTGAGAACTCtcttttaattaagatatgAGGCACATGATCCATTTGTCCATACCCAGAGGATAGCTCCAAATTTCGATGTCGCACCAGGGTCAATTATATGCTATTGtttgaattatattcttttggCTCTGGAAACCTAAGCGTCTAGTGCGTTACTTGCAGTGTCTAAAATGAGAGTATAGAATTCAGCAATCATGAATTTATTCGCAtcttatgtatttaatttttgcaggattaatatttttgtaaacaaTGGATGACTCTCCACTGCAAAAAGTGGAACTGCAAACAGACGTCTACATGGTGTGTTTGCAGCATGCATTATCCACAGAGAACTTTGAAGTAATGGGTTTACTTATCGGTAACGTAAGTGGAACTTGCTACTACTTTATGCTCGATAttcctttattatttcttatacaatTGATAAAGCAAACCATTAATTATCCCCCTTTTAGTTTGCTTGTGGAGTAGCAAAAATATCAGCTGTTATTATTTTGCGACGTCTAGATAAGAAGAAAGACAGAGTAGAAATTTCATCAGAACAATTACTAAAAGCTGCTGCTGAAGCCGAACGATTAACCGTAGAATTAAATCGACCTATGCGTGTCCTTGGCTGGTATCATTCGCATCCACATATTACAGTTTGTCCATCACACGTTGGTGTGTATCACAAATATTTCTCTCGTCAAAATGTTTGAGTACAATGTAATttacattcaaaatttttacattaaatttttgtcttgCAGATGTCAGAACTCAAGCTACCTATCAAACAATGGATCACAGTTTTGTAGGCTTAATATTCTCAGTGTTTTCAGAGGGCAAAGAatcaaaagtaatatatattttcgttatattaatttctacatcAACAAACGAAATTTACAACTATTGATGTGGCCTATATggtttaaaattgttaataatctCAATATAAAACTTCCAGTGCATGTAActtatgtaacaaataatcTATAGAATGTTTAAAGTTGTTGATGTacataaatgatataataatgatttttttttacttaggAACACGAAATCTTCTTAAATTGTTTTCAATCAGATAATGGTGAAGCC
Coding sequences:
- the Spin gene encoding protein spinster isoform X1, whose amino-acid sequence is MVDDRAPVNTENKYRAVNADQDDPRETRVKATMPSELRSISAADWITVVVLCFVNLINYMDRFTVAGVLPDIKHDFDIGNDKSGLLQTAFILSYMVFAPLFGYLGDRYNRKFIMSSGVFLWCLTTFIGSYMKTFGWFLFFRALVGIGEASYSTIAPTIISDLFVKDVRSKMLALFYFAIPVGSGLGYITGGETARISGHWQWGLRITPILGIVAILLLLTVVRDPIRGEREGGVHLTSTTWSYDIKELLKNSSFMLSTAGFTCVAFVTGALAWWAPTYLELGFKLLPYGANVDPDDVAYKFGLIGMASGLIGVPLGSTIAQKLRTYWQQADPLICAVGLLISAPLLFFAMITANTNPTLCYTLVFFGQLSLNLNWAIVADILLYVVIPTRRSTAEAFQILIAHALGDAGSPYLIGLISEGLKSSFLSDLAVGEQSSVHDNQNVAVEFRSLQYAMFLTMFVEVLGALFFFLTALHIQKDKALVDLAIAGGSLSDSVCICNDPVNSELQNDTNTILEFNRHQVEPSD
- the Spin gene encoding protein spinster isoform X2 gives rise to the protein MVDDRAPVNTENKYRAVNADQDDPRETRVKATMPSELRSISAADWITVVVLCFVNLINYMDRFTVAGVLPDIKHDFDIGNDKSGLLQTAFILSYMVFAPLFGYLGDRYNRKFIMSSGVFLWCLTTFIGSYMKTFGWFLFFRALVGIGEASYSTIAPTIISDLFVKDVRSKMLALFYFAIPVGSGLGYITGGETARISGHWQWGLRITPILGIVAILLLLTVVRDPIRGEREGGVHLTSTTWSYDIKELLKNSSFMLSTAGFTCVAFVTGALAWWAPTYLELGFKLLPYGANVDPDDVAYKFGLIGMASGLIGVPLGSTIAQKLRTYWQQADPLICAVGLLISAPLLFFAMITANTNPTLCYTLVFFGQLSLNLNWAIVADILLYVVIPTRRSTAEAFQILIAHALGDAGSPYLIGLISEGLKSSFLSDLAVGEQSSVHDNQNVAVEFRSLQYAMFLTMFVEVLGALFFFLTALHIQKDKALVDLAIADKYLDTKNNGQAESTHL
- the LOC139809323 gene encoding lys-63-specific deubiquitinase BRCC36 isoform X2, with product MDDSPLQKVELQTDVYMVCLQHALSTENFEVMGLLIGNFACGVAKISAVIILRRLDKKKDRVEISSEQLLKAAAEAERLTVELNRPMRVLGWYHSHPHITVCPSHVDVRTQATYQTMDHSFVGLIFSVFSEGKESKEHEIFLNCFQSDNGEATEIPLEIVHTPDISDRCLRTMTDLSKILVQEEEDMAEACKDHPDVLASIHNDAGGTPR
- the LOC139809323 gene encoding lys-63-specific deubiquitinase BRCC36 isoform X1 is translated as MDDSPLQKVELQTDVYMVCLQHALSTENFEVMGLLIGNFACGVAKISAVIILRRLDKKKDRVEISSEQLLKAAAEAERLTVELNRPMRVLGWYHSHPHITVCPSHVDVRTQATYQTMDHSFVGLIFSVFSEGKESKEHEIFLNCFQSDNGEATEIPLEIVHTPDISDRCLRTMTDLSKILVQEEEDMAEACKDHPDVLASIHNDAVRTRALVHITDIITKPLVQTFEKRIALNKLRTIHLRRQLQELQKMCSG